The genomic interval ggaagcaggctccctgctgagcagagagcccgatgcgggactcgatcccaggaccctgagatcatgacctgaaccgaaggcagcggtttaacccactgagccacccaggcgccccacactgaAAAGTTTTTATTGGCCTTTTGGATAGAAACGGGAATTTATTTGCCAGGAAGGATGATCCCATCATACTTCTGCTGGAACCAGCGCATGGCCTCCTCTTTGCTGATTCTGTGTTTGGCCCCAGTGCAGCCTGTCCTGCGCTTCTTGTCTGCGATGCTGAAACCTGGCCTACCCAGCACCACATAGAAGTCCAGGCCGTAGATCCCAATGCTTGGGTCATACTTGATACCCAGATCGATGTGCTCCTGGATCCCAAAGCCAAAGTTTCCAGTATCagagaagttattttttcttaactcaTACTCTCGAACCTTTAGACCTTTCTCCAGGATTTCTTCTGCCTTGGCCCCACGGACTGTGCAGTGGACAGcaatcttttcatttctcctgatACCAAAGGATCTAACCGTGTATCTAGCTTTGGAGAACACGGGGGTCTGGCCTGTGAGCTGCTCCAGCACCTTGGCTGCCCGGGTCAGTCTGTCTCCACTCTCCCCCACGCAGATGTTGAGGCAGAGCTTGCGGATGCGAAGTTCCCGCATGGGGTTCTCCTTTTCACCTTGATCCTGCGCCATGGTggagaacaggaagagaaagtaTTATAGGCACTTTTAATTCAGCATTCCAGAGCTGAATTTTTAAGTCTTTACCTGTTGTTTTTACTATTATGTTCTTCATCCAAGTATTCAAGCCATATATGGTCTATCTTCCTATACTGTTGATGGTCTCTCCTCATCATTTTTCAATTCTGGTTCCCCTtgcatttctattattattaccttATTTAGGTCTCTCATCATTTCTTGTCTAGGTTATTGAAATGTTTTTCTAACTGGTTTTCCTGTCTTCAGTCATGACCTGATTGATTTGTATACTTTACTGCATCTAGTTGTCTTTCTAAAGTTATCCCTCAAATTTCCTTAATGTTGTCCTGATTATCTTAGTACGGCTCTAGTTGCCTTAGTATGGCATTAGGACCCTCCATGATCTGCCCTCTGCTTGTCTTTTCAGTTTTACCTAGAACTTTTCCCCACCCCCATACTTCATGACTTGGCCATACCATGCATTCTGGCTTTATTCATGTCTTTGCAcctttgttttctctgcctgAATAGCTGTCCACTCTCCAATGGGGGCAAATACCTACTGTTTTTGAAGTCTTAGCTCAACCTCTTaggtttcctagggctgctgtaacaaattgctaAAAACTGGATGACTTATAACAATAGGAATTTATTATTGTTCTAGAGTCTACAAGTCTGAAATTAAGGTGTCATCAAGGTCATTCTTTCTATAAATGCTCTAGGGAAgactccttccttgcctcttctagtGCCTGGTGGTTGTCAGCAATCTTCAGTGCCTCTCTGATTTGTACCATTGTCTTCACATGAACTTCTCTTTTGTGTCTCTCTCCACGTTTCTAGTATGATCCCTTTTTAACTTGATTACaactgcaaagaccctatttccaaataagggcaCATTTATATGTACGAggagttaagacttcaacatgTGTTTTGGGGGGATACATTTAACCCACAATACTGTGtatgaaatcttttctttctctgtgtgtcctttATCACTGCAAGGAGAGTTTACCCTCTATCAATTCTGTTTTCACCGTTCTGTTTTACTATAAGACTTACTTTTTCTGCTCATATGTCTCCAGTCAAGTAGTTTACTTTTCCAACTTTCATATCTCAGCCCCTAAccttttacatttattcctaCTAATTATTCTGTATCAAGTTTGAATTCTCTTTTCTACTGAGTTAGAGTAGCAACCTTGCCAATATAATGGCAAGTTTGCTATGGAATGGAAAAGTTTGTAAAATTATAGGGAGAGATGCTAATAGGATGTAGCAACTGATTTAAGGGGAATGCggatggggagcagagagggagtaAACAGAGATGAATTTATGGTTTTAAATGGAGTTGACTAAGATGTAGGTGTGTACTTAGTGGACATAAGGAATATAGGAGTATGATCAGCTTTGGGAGACCAGATGCTAAACTGAGTTTTGGATCTAGTAGTGAGTTTTAATTGTAGGTAAAACATCTTTTTGTTTGAGAACTTTGTTTATCTAATgtatgaattgaaaaaaaatctaatagagcgttttatatattatttatatagaaatatatttttctttgaggtCTTTGTTATTCATATATTCATGATGCTCAAACCTATTATGTTGTCTTCctccattttgtattttcttgaggTGCCATAATTTCTGTGTTCTGTCaaaaaaaagagctttaaaataaagccatttagattttactgtatttttcattcataAGAATTAAAACGCAAAGACTAGGTATATTAAATTGCTTTGAAGTATGACTTAGAGTTGGAATAAATTTCAGAGCCTGGAATTATTTAATATTCTGAGGAATTCCATAAAAGGAGAATAAGTAGAACTGTGGTTCATTCATATTAGCTTTGAATTTTGACTTTTTCAGTGCACAAATTTATAtgcttatcttaaaaaataacttcagttTCTTACAACTTCCCTTAAATGCTATTTGAAACTCTAGCCTCATGAAGACTTACATTTCAgcttaggaaaaagaaattcagtacaGTGATAAGTTTTCATTATCTGGAATGTTTTGGAAATTGTTTCTTATTAAATAAGTCTTTTTGATGGAGTGTTTCCATTAGTAGCTCTGTATATAGATTGTCTCTTTGTTGTATtcttgggtttttggttttgtttttcttgttaaatcttctaaaatgaatgacttgagggtgcctgggtggatcagtgggttaagcctctgccttcagctcaggtcatgatcccagggtcctgagattgagccccacattgggctccctgcttagcaggaagcctgtttctccctctccctctcttttacttgtgttccctttctctctgtgtctctctctgtcaaacaaataagtaaaaatctttaaaaaaaataatggtaagtGTCATTCTCTTTGACAGTACAATGtccacattaaataaaatgaactctAGTTCCCTCAGAGTAGAGATACTGCTCTGTTAAACTGTAAGTGACTAGATGTTTTATGCTTCTAAAAAGGATAGTGTCAGAGTGTAGTTAGGATTGATTCTGGTTACTAAATTTATTCCatgttgtatataaatatttctgttttagacTCGGGAACAGGAGGAATTGGAAGAAGCTTTAGAGgtagaaagacaggaaaatgaacaaagaagactGTTtatacaaaaagaagaacaacgACAGCAGATTCTAAAAAGGAAGAATAAGCAGGCTTTTTTAGATGAACTGGTATGTATTAATGCTAAGTGCATTCAGAGTTTATCTTTCCTATTTATTATGCTGGATAATGGCATTTAAGTGGCATTTCTACTGGTATATTCAAGGCTGATATATTCAGCTTCtgttccttcattaaaaaaaacattttgtcaatatctgttttattttcagatgaaaGAGCAATATAACTGATGTAAGACAGTATGCTATTAATAggttatttatgtgtttttaaggTTACTAACTGAAACTCATTGTTTTCAGAGCAATTTTCTCCTGATTAATACTGGCTTTCTTATAACTAGctcattttcaagtattttggcTTCATGGTGAAATTTGTAGTGATTCTAGTTACTCTGTGAGAACTGTGTTTCATATTTTTGCATGAGCAAATGAAAAtgccattttcaaagaaatggcagTGTTTTGTTAGTTGTGTTTCCCAATAGTTAGCTCCCGAAGTATTCACCATTGTTAGATAACAGCAGTAATAATAACTAAGGTTTATGAAGTGTGTCACAGATTCGACAATATATTACTTGATGCTTATAAGCTGGGGTGATACTGTTAAAATCACAGtagagggggacgcctgggtggctcagttggttgagcggccgccttcggttcaggtcatgatctcagcatcctgggatggagtcccgcatccggctccttgctcagcagggagcctgcttctccctctgcttctgcctgccactctgtctgcctgtgctcactgactctgacaaataaataaataaaatcttcaaaaaaaaaaaaaatcagagtagaaATGGTCCTCTCCAGAAAAGTCTATTTgcattcttccctttccttgtctGTCCATAATTAATTTCTATGTTGTGTTAACATACAACTTTAATTCTTTGGTCTAGTTGATATGGTGTATCTCTATgatgtacatgtgtatatttttccattcttcttttggCCAGAAGTTAGCTAACCAggtataaaaagagaaagcaagaattaATATTAGAAGTAGGTGAAAAAGTAATGGAAAAGTAAGAGGGCATTAATGAGGCTTAGGTGGAAAATGCTTATCATAAACCCTTTCTACTTTGTATAAATGCAGTATAAATTGTTTTCTAAGAAGATAGTAGCATATAAAATAGAATGCGGTATTTTCCTTAGcaatttccattaatttttcttGAAACTATTAAGTGTCAGTTGTGGCTTTTAACAGTTGAAATGACAcatgtttcacattttttgttGACGTTATCTTgtgagaaattaaaaactttaaagaatgaattagtaaatattgatgttaaaattattttattgatatgttttttccccatcattttaTACAAAGAGGAACACACTTTCCTTGGTAACCCTTCTCCTTTGTtcaattaattgaattaattgtAAATATAGAACttagatataaaatgaaaatacagtttagcattaaaaaatattgcaTCTAATACAGTCTTTAGATTTAATTTTGAGGTTAGCTAGCTTTGCATAGCAATTGctcttgcatattttttttagtCCTCAAAGTACTAAGTTTTGCTGCCTCATTGAGCTGCTATTGGCACGAAGTTCCCCTTTAATTCAGTGGAGCATGAAGCAAGATGTGAAACTGCCAATGTTGTATGTACATTGTGTATAATCTGGAGTTAATATTGGTTTTTGTGAgacctccctcccccccaactaCTTCCTGTTTTCTTCACCTGCAAGTCATTACTGCACATACTTTCTTCACTATTTAGATCATGTAACATAGTGGTTAAATAATCCTTAGCAATTTACTGTATTCATTAGAACAATTAATTATAACAGATTGCTCTAGAATATCAGCATGTTTTGAATTTCTggtttcctaattttaaaaattctgttactttaattttttataataattaaatttctttgttaaaatatGACTATACATTTTAGTCCTTATTGACTAATTGAAAGTATTTAATAAGTTTCTTCTTATCTTCCTAAATCCCTAATAAGTGAAAAAgcacattctatttctttttctatgtttgtTCATCTTTTAGATtctataaaaaagataatattggCATTTGTAAATATGTCTAGAACGCTTAAATCCTAAAATTATTCTCTGGATCTAATTTAAGCAAAGTATTACTTAATAGaactttttctcctgttttgggATTTGGTTTTTGTGCTAATGGTCACTTTTTAACCTTTGAAAAGCATTACATTATACTGTATGTGACAGGATTTTAATGTTATGGTCTTAATGTTTATGGCTTAGCATTTACCATAATGTTGCCCAAAAGTCCATTTATTTAATCCTAActgtaaattcaattttttttttacagtttggaaaaagatttttaaacaggTCCTGACttattaaatctttttatattCCTATTTGAAAATTCTCTTCAGTTAGGTCTTAAATTTTGTTAAGGGCTAAT from Mustela erminea isolate mMusErm1 chromosome 5, mMusErm1.Pri, whole genome shotgun sequence carries:
- the LOC116591480 gene encoding 60S ribosomal protein L11-like; the protein is MAQDQGEKENPMRELRIRKLCLNICVGESGDRLTRAAKVLEQLTGQTPVFSKARYTVRSFGIRRNEKIAVHCTVRGAKAEEILEKGLKVREYELRKNNFSDTGNFGFGIQEHIDLGIKYDPSIGIYGLDFYVVLGRPGFSIADKKRRTGCTGAKHRISKEEAMRWFQQKYDGIILPGK